The genomic interval ccttcttttcttttactgttCCGTCCTTTGAGACAAAAGGTGGAAGGAATGGGAGGAGCATCTGGGAAGATGTCGGTGAGATGGGGAAGTTTGAAACAAGCCTCCCAATCTTGTTGGAACTTTGTTTTCCAATCGAGGTCGCTGAAATCAATGCCGGAAATGGTGCGACTCGGGCTGCTCACCTCCGCAAAGACGCCGACGCGACACTAGTGGCTCTGGTTTTCTCTGTCGACAGTGGCGGTGCAATTTGAAGGAGATGACGGTGGCGCTTCTGCTCGGAGTTTGCAGGTGGTTGGTTAAGGTTTTTGTGGCGGCATGGAGGCTAGGTGGCGACGGCCTTGCGTTAGAGGTTCAACAGCGATCGGCGTTTCCCCTTATGTGTTTCCGTACTGTGAGATGCCTGCCCCTTCTGAACCCTAATTACAGTATTAATGCTAAAGTGTAAATATCGTAGAAATTAGGGATTTCATTgcaaatttagaataaaaaaaaaagaaaacgttgAGAGAATAAAATCACACTTTGGTATTAGACGTTAGGCAcgtcaaataaaaattaacgcCGTTTAAAATTTGGGACTATTTATAACAGTTTCAAAACTATAAGGATTAAATGCCAttaatgtttcatgcagggactaaaaccaaaaatcagtgaaacttcaaggactaaaagcatatttaaccctaaaatataaaatgttaaagtgACTTTATTGGTCAACGAATGGGGTTTAAAGTCAAgttcttttgattatttatacGAAAATGTTATGTTAACACCCAATTTTGACACTCTTTTAACAACGGTCAGGTGTCAATTGTTGATTGcgtgttgttttatttttaaaaatgagatGATTAAATGAAGTGAGGGGCAAAATTGGAATGTAAAGTGTGGGGTTTTTGTTTTCGCgctctctttcatttttcattttcgcCATTTGCTGTTCGACGGTTCTCCCATCATCTACTTCTTCCCAGTCGCTTGGCCGGCCTCCTTCTCGAAGTTGTCTCAGGCGTTTTGGTTGTGGTGAGGTCTTGTTGTTGTCGGACCATCAATTTTGTGGTGTGGGTCGTTGTGGGTGTGTGGCGAAACGCTTGTGGGTTGTTCTCCTTGTCGGACCATTGTCGTTGTCGGACCATCACCGTAGTGGTGTCGGACCATTGTCGTTCTCTATAGCGGTGTCAATCTCGCGAAACCTTGGTGTTTTGTTCTCGTTGTCGGACCATTGCGTATTTCGGGTAAGTGCAACAATGTACTTTTTGTTATGGAATCTGTAATAGAGAGGTTTGTTCTTTTTAAGCGAAAGCTAAGTTATTTTGTGGGTATTGTTATGACTGCAGGTCCAATGGCTTCAAGAAAAGCAACTGtaagataaatttttatgtattattggTATGGATGATGTATAAGGTTTAAAGGTTAGAatttaatgtatgttattttaatgttttgtagtggcgCCTTCGTATTTTCATGGATTCGGCCAACATTCTTGAAATGAATACCAAACTACAATACCGTCATATAGAGCGTCTTAATATGACCCCTTTTAAGTGGTGCATGAACCTTTTAAACCCTATTGaagtgaatataaaattattgaaggaGATGGTTCAACGGTGGGTTAGGAATGATGTTAGTTTTAGGGTGTGTGAACAATTGGTTCCTTTTAATGTTATGGATGTCTTCATGGCCACAGGGTTAGACATAGGTGGTCTAGACGTTACCTTTGATGAATGTTTAGTTGGATTGATTGGTGACATGTTTAATCCCAGAACCACGACAAAGAAGGACTTGATTCagatatttgatttgattgtagGCGATGAGGACATAGAGGTGGATGTGGTGTGTAGGTTATacattttagtttgtttataagttatatatttgtttctttgattTCAAATTCGATTATGGAGTGATAATGTTAAAGGCAATGGAAATTTGGGATGGAGAGGACAGGTACAACGGCAAGAGCTTGCCGCAATATACAAATGTAAGCATAAATTTCATTGTTATAGATTTCACATGATGGTGTTGTGTATGTCTGAAGTAAAAAACATTTTGGCTCAGGATGACTTGCGAGAAATTAGAAAGAACTACGTGAAGGACTGGATTCTGGACAACAACAACATTGCAAGAATGGAAGCGCTGCATGCGTATGGGTTTTTGGAGGATTGTTAAGATTATGTACATGTTTGCAggattgttaatatttttttttgtatttcaaattacattgttttctGTTCAAATGAATTTATATAGAACATcacattgttgatgatttgttGATATCCAccaacatttatatatatatatatatatatatatatatatatatatatatatagcatgaCATTGTTGACGATAACATGatttccaatatttttttttatttacgttAAGTGTGTATTAATGGCAATCGAAAGCGCGATATTCATAATTCGTTTAAATAAAAGCAAAGTTATTAAACTTGGTTGAAGTCCAAACTCTAGTGCAGCATATAACtctgttgtaatcgtttaccagtggtgcgtaaacgattacgcgagtcaAATCCAAGATTTGGACACAAACCTGTGCAGTAGGGACCAGGATTTTGAACGCAGAGGACCATGgtcattatttttaatgtctGTGTATGGAAGTCTGTTAAAAGTGTGGTAGGTCTTGTTTGGAGACCCCAAATGGGAGTAAATGATCCAAGTTTGAGATTCCACATGGTTGGTTGAAGTCCAAACTCNNNNNNNNNNNNNNNNNNNNNNNNNNNNNNNNNNNNNNNNNNNNNNNNNNNNNNNNNNNNNNNNNNNNNNNNNNNNNNNNNNNNNNNNNNNNNNNNNNNNNNNNNNNNNNNNNNNNNNNNNNNNNNNNNNNNNNNNNNNNNNNNNNNNNNNNNNNNNNNNNNNNNNNNNNNNNNNNNNNNNNNNNNNNNNNNNNNNNNNNNNNNNNNNNNNNNNNNNNNNNNNNNNNNNNNNNNNNNNNNNNNNNNNNNNNNNNNNNNNNNNNNNNNNNNNNNNNNNNNNNNNNNNNNNNNNNNNNNNNNNNNNNNNNNNNNNNNNNNNNNNNNNNNNNNNNNNNNNNNNNNNNNNNNNNNNNNNNNNNNNNNNNNNNNNNNNNNNNNNNNNNNNNNNNNNNNNNNNNNNNNNNNNNNNNNNNNNNNNNNNNNNNNNNNNNNNNNNNNNNNNNNNNNNNNNNNNNNNNNNNNNNNNNNNNNNNNNNNNNNNNNNNNNNNNNNNNNNNNNNNNNNNNNNNNNNNNNNNNNNNNNNNNNNNNNNNNNNNNNNNNNNNNNNNNNNNNNNNNNNNNNNNNNNNNNNNNNNNNNNNNNNNNNNNNNNNNNNNNNNNNNNNNNNNNNNNNNNNNNNNNNNNNNNNNNNNNNNNNNNNNNNNNNNNNNNNNNNNNNNNNNNNNNNNNNNNNNNNNNNNNNNNNNNNNNNNNNNNNNNNNNNNNNNNNNNNNNNNNNNNNNNNNNNNNNNNNNNNNNNNNNNNNNNNNNNNNNNNNNNNNNNNNNNNNNNNNNNNNNNNNNNNNNNNNNNNNNNNNNNNNNNNNNNNNNNNNNNNNNNNNNNNNNNNNNNNNNNNNNNNNNNNNNNNNNNNNNNNNNNNNNNNNNNNNNNNNNNNNNNNNNNNNNNNNNNNNNNNNNNNNNNNNNNNNNNNNNNNNNNNNNNNNNNNNNNNNNNNNNNNNNNNNNNNNNNNNNNNNNNNNNNNNNNNNNNNNNNNNNNNNNNNNNNNNNNNNNNNNNNNNNNNNNNNNNNNNNNNNNNNNNNNNNNNNNNNNNNNNNNNNNNNNNNNNNNNNNNNNNNNNNNNNNNNNNNNNNNNNNNNNNNNNNNNNNNNNNNNNNNNNNNNNNNNNNNNNNNNNNNNNNNNNNNNNNNNNNNNNNNNNNNNNNNNNNNNNNNNNNNNNNNNNNNNNNNNNNNNNNNNNNNNNNNNNNNNNNNNNNNNNNNNNNNNNNNNNNNNNNNNNNNNNNNNNNNNNNNNNNNNNNNNNNNNNNNNNNNNNNNNNNNNNNNNNNNNNNNNNNNNNNNNNNNNNNNNNNNNNNNNNNNNNNNNNNNNNNNGTAGGTCTTCTTTGGAGACCCCAAAAGGGAGTAAATGATCCAAGTTTGAGATTCCACATGGTTGGTTGAAGTCCAAACTCATTTGCAGCATATAATTGTGTTGTAATCATTTACCATTGGTGCGTAAATGATTACGCGAGCCAAATCcaggatttggacacaaacCTGTGCAGCAAGGACCAAGATTTTGAACGTAGAGGACCATGGCCATTATTTGTAATGTCTGTGTATGGAAGTCTGTTAAAAGTGTGGTAGGTCTTGTTTGGAGATCCCAAAAGGGAGTAAATGATCCAAGTTTGGGATTCCACATGGTTAGTTGAAGTCCAAACTCATTTCTTCATTCATCATTCAAATCTAGTAATACTACATTTCAATGGAAAGTTTATTCATTAACAATTCAAACAGAACCACATATCCCATTTACAATacaaatatcttaataaaggcAACTTCCATGTTTATAACATTCAACAAAAGACaaatcaaattacaaaacatttgtTCATGCTACAAAATCTGCATATTACAATATCtgcaaaaatatttacaaatatcacTCATTCTTTATCCTAAGCAATCCTACATAAGGAGTCATAAGCGCTCTACTCTTGTAACGCCTTCGTGACCCCAACCTGACATATGTCTTCATTGGAGGACAACCAGTGGACATGCCTTTTTGGGAGTTGCCTCCCGAGGAGATTTCGCCCGGAGTGACATACCGTCAACTGCACACACATTGcaaaaaccaaaacttaaaaaccctaaatcataaaaGACATACAAAACCCAAACTCCATACACCACACGATAAACAACAAAACCCACAATACAACGCCCTTACCCTGCTCGAAGAACTCGTCATTTCGCAACACAAACACACCAAGAACGAAAAGAGCCAATCACCGCCACACCCACACCGATAAGGAAGGCACCAGTGCAACCACAACGACCAACGACAGTCAAAGGGCGAAAAAGAAGCCCAAAACGATTTCTAAAGAGCGTTAGCGAAGAGAAAGTAGTTATCGGAGGAACTCTTTTTCTGATGAAGcagggaagaaagaaaatttcattCACATGAATCTGGGCAAGGGCAAACATggaaacaaaatattcaaatcgGCTCCTCATAAATGACGTCACATTGttggtttattaaaaaaaaacgcCCAATCAGAAGCTGACACGTGACGTTGTTAAAGTTGTGTCAAAACAAGAGTGTCAAAATCCCGGCTTCcttatttatatgtaaaatatttctataaattctcaagtaagtaataataatataaatagaattaattTCAGAactaaataaactaacaaaaaagttatggaaaagcaaaatatatatatatatatatatatttacattatcATTCTCTTATACATCTTATACATGTATCATTGGTGTAAAAGGAGTTTATAATGTTGTGtatcttaaaaataatctttttgtgattttagattaattttaagtttgtaaatttcaaattattataacttttagtATGAAACGAATGGAGAtgtttcttaaatgaaaaagttgTTGAAAATAGGATGACCAACACACTAAACattgtttaacatatttttttgttttagaatgttataaagttttcaaaaaatcataatttacgtatgttttttattttcttatttttcatccatttttctatactttacacatttattttagatatttatattacttctaaaattttgaaaatttttgtaatatattattgtattgtatattaattttttatagtttcAATGGAGAAAAATAGTaacaaaaagtttaaaaaaaatatacaatttgacatgtgttattttatgttataaatgtgcatatatataaatgtgcatatatatatatatatatatatatatatatatatatatatatatatatatatatatatatataNNNNNNNNNNNNNNNNNNNNNNNNNNNNNNNNNNNNNNNNNNNNNNNNNNNNNNNNNNNNNNNNNNNNNNNNNNNNNNNNNNNNNNNNNNNNNNNNNNNNNNNNNNNNNNNNNNNNNNNNNNNNNNNNNNNNNNNNNNNNNNNNNNNNNNNNNNNNNNNNNNNNNNNNNNNNNNNNNNNNNNNNNNNNNNNNNNNNNNNNNNNNNNNNNNNNNNNNNNNNNNNNNNNNNNNNNNNNNNNNNNNNNNNNNNNNNNNNNNNNNNNNNNNNNNNNNNNNNNNNNNNNNNNNNNNNNNNNNNNNNNNNNNNNNNNNNNNNNNNNNNNNNNNNNNNNNNNNNNNNNNNNNNNNNNNNNNNNNNNNNNNNNNNNNNNNNNNNNNNNNNNNNNNNNNNNNNNNNNNNNNNNNNNNNNNNNNNNNNNNNNNNNNNNNNNNNNNNNNNNNNNNNNNNNNNNNNNNNNNNNNNNNNNNNNNNNNNNNNNNNNNNNNNNNNNNNNNNNNNNNNNNNNNNNNNNNNNNNNNNNNNNNNNNNNNNNNNNNNNNNNNNNNNNNNNNNNNNNNNNNNNNNNNatatatatatatatatatatatatatatatatatatgtatgtatatataataataataataataataataataataataataataataataataatagacgttaaatatattctttttgttaACTACACGAAAGAAACCTTATccttattaaagaaaaaaaaaagaaaagatattcTAATGATTTTGTCCAAATCATGTGaattaactttgtttttcttttttaaagttaaGGACGTACAAAATCACTTTAATAATTGTTGTCAAATGATGTGAATTTATATGATCCCCACTTTATAAAAACAATGTTATTATCTTACAAGCATAAGCATATGACATTAACGATTTTTTGGCATTTATTATAACactttcaattatatatataatccctCCATTAACACCCATATTTCTCATCATTTAccgtctttattttattattcttatattatcaACAACATAAATAAGTTAAGTCCTCTAAAGTACCAGCATAAAAGGTACAAATATCACTGTTTTCACTATTTTGTGTGGtccaattattttcttaatcaattTATATTCACACTGatcaatatatatacataatttcattgccattattattattcaaatattttagaatttggtttcaatttttatgttaaaagaatatattgaagaaaaaaaataaaaaaaaaatacatttttgtaaattaaatgaGATTATcaatttaacaatttataaaaaaaaaaaaaaaaaaaaaaaaaaaaaaaaacatcaaatactTTTTTACAGATATCTATGAATTATGTTAAGtaataatttactttaatatatgaaacgttacttataattaataaaactattacGTGATATTTTCATAAAGACTTAGTTGATTTCTCGTatcatatatacaaattttaaaattttataaaatctctTACATTTTCTAAGATTCAATAGatagtttactttttaataacatataatatatgaaagaatTAATTAAGGTTTTAGTCGTTTaagataaataacaataattttgatccttattacaaaatatttttgcatttCAGTTGAAATAATTGGTTTTTACTTTTACAGAATTGTTAATTCCCTATAtgtttaacaataaataattttttgtaagtgATATTCACTGAGATTTGGTAACATGTTAGCATgttatacatattaaaattctgaaacaaattttagttatctATCTTACAATCAAATTCactgattttatatttttgacagatacatataaaaaaattaatttataaaaaataaattatttgtcttTGTTTTATATAGGATTGGATAGGATCTTGTTTTCCTCTAAGATTGGAGACAACCGTACcctccaaaataaataattgacgATTATTGTCTTTAAAGGTTGTTCTCAAACCACTTTAATCAACaatgttttttcaaaagtaatgTGAAATCATGgaataaattatattctatAATGTCCACTTTATAAAAAACGTGTTGTGGCATGTTCCTCGAATATGCTTTTCTGTTTCATCTAATTGATTAGAGGATGATAAAGTTTTCagtgatatatatatactcCCTCTACCACCATCCGTTAGTTCATTATTTacctatttttaatatatctttgtttttcaacataaaaaagaagaaaagtagaATTGGTAATATATGCTTGAGTTCCTTCTCAATAATTcacattcaaagaaaaatagtttgcatctttcaatttcaataaaactCATGGattagataaattattttgcgaaaatataattaaaaatatttttaatacatttcaaacacattttaagtattctttaaattaaatcaaatccaaataaatttttaaataaaaataccgagtgctttaaatattaaattacgtaataaaatatgaaattgtttcaaaataaaacacatcaatatcatatttaagttagtacataataaaatatgaaattgtttcaaaataaaacacataattaatacaaaaatagcTTTCAACTTCACCTATAGGATGAATACAACAGCACCTTTAAAAAACATGGTGATACAAGTGTCATTTATTGTTGCTGAATTTGAATTGcatattgtttatttaatttaattaatattcattatttttccactagatgaaatttaaattatgttttacttttgtaatttgaaaCATGTGAATGTtagaaatattagaaatattcgttttgttaaatatgttcCGAATCTCAAAGTGTCCGAACTTTAGCAAACTCTGaacaatttttagtttttttttttttttgagatttAGTACTATTGTAAATAAACCAAACTATGTCGTTTTATAGAATAGCTTTTCTGTTACTTTCTGTACTTTGCCTATATAAGGCAACCTTTCATTAATGAGAAGTAACTTGTTCTCTCATATTTCCTCTGAGTGCTCTCTTTCATTTACTCTGTACATTCTCTCTGTATTTTGTAAAACATATCCCCTGAACCATCAGTGGTATCAAGAGCGAGATTTCTGAACCTGGGAGGTATCATTCTTTGCGAAGAAATTGTGCAGTGAAGAAAGGCTTCACGTTGAAAAGATGGCGGGGATGATCCAGAGTAATCTACCCATATTTGACGGAAAGAACTTCGAAGATTGGTGCGTCAAGATGGATGCTATCCTTGGTTTCCAGGAGATTGATGAAATCGTGAAGATTGGGTTTAAAGAACCCGCAAAGAACGCTACAGACGAAGAAAAGAAGACGTATAAAGAAAATCGAAAGTTAGATTGCAAAGCACGCATGATCTTGCATCAATGTATTTCAGCAACAATCTTTCAAAAGGTGTCTAAGGCCACGACAGCAAAAGAAACTTGGGAGATTCTACAGGATGGATATGGAACTGCTGGAAACATAAAGGAGATTAAGCTACAGTCACTGAGACGGCAGTATGAACTTCTGAACATGGGGGAACAAGAAACTATCGGAGAATACATTGGTAGAATCCAAGTGATTGTCAATGCAATGAGGGCATGCGACAAAGTTGTCAAGGACAAGAAGATTGTCCATAAAATCTTGCGAACCCTAACGCCCCAATACGACCATATTGTCGTGGCTATTGTAGAAAGCAGAGACTTGGAGAAAATGAAGGTTGAAGAGTTGCAAAACTCGCTCGAAGCCCATGAACAGCGACTGTTAGAAAGGAAAACTGCAGAAAAGGATGCAAGTCAAAACATGAATCAGGCATTGCAAGCTAAGATTCAAAAGGGTCGCGGGTTTGGTAGAGGACGAGGTAGAACACGAGGCGGTCGTGGAGGTCGTAATGGAGGAAGATTCTCCAATAACTCCGAACAGATCAAAGAAGAAAGCAACAACGATCAAAGAGAAGGTAGTTATGGGGGGCGAGGAAAACCCAGAGGAAGAGGAGGCAGAAAGAGCGTCGACAAAAGAAACGTGCAATGTTTCACGTGTAGTAAATTTGGCCACTACTCCTCCGAGTGCTGGCATAACGAAAGcaacaaaaaaatcaagaaCGACGAAGCTGCAAATTTGGCACAAGATACTTGCGACTCAGAATCGGAACACGTTGTGTTGATGTGTGTATCAGaacaagataaagaaaagaaagcaaacaAAGGTAAAGTGCGAGACAGGTGTAACTGCAAAGAAGGATACGTGCTGCAATCAGAAATAACGCAACATGCAAAGGATTGTGTGAGTTATTCTGAACACGTGTTGCAACCAGAGAAGGAGAGTCATGCAACGAAGATTATAGATGATGAACGTGTAATGATTTCGAGCATTCACAATCACACCGAGATCGACGCAAGCTGGTATTTAGACACTGGGTGCTCCAACCATATGACCGGAAGAAGAGAGTGGATGGTAAATCTTGATCTGAAGAAGAAAAGTAATGTGAGATTCGCTGACGATAGCACCGTAATGGCTGAAGGAGTCGGTAAAATTTTGACTAGCTGCAAGAACGGCGAGACAGCATACATGGACGACGTTCTATACGTCCCGACGATGAAGAGCAATCTGTTGAGTCTCGGTCAACTCCTGGAGAAAGGTTACACCATGCAGATGCACCAGAATGTGATAGATGTGTTTGATAAGAAGAAGCGCCTGATCATTAGAGCTCCTAAAGCAAAAAACAGAACTTTCAGAGTAAACCTAAATGCAGCTGCGATTCAATGCTTGTCATCACTGAATGTCGAAGAGGAAAATTGGCTTTGGCATTACAGGTTCGgacatttaaatttcaaaagtttagGCAGATTGGGNGATAAAGATTTGGTGAAAGGTATTCCTACAATCACTGCATCACGCAAGATTTGTGAAGGCTGTGTTGTTGGGAAGCAAACCTAAAAGGAGTTCCAGAAAACAATGATCAAAAGAGCCAAGCAGCCTCTGGAAGTCGTTTACTCCGATGTCTGTGGACCTCTTGATGTGCAAACAGTGGGAGGTAATAAATATTTCCTACTCTTTGTTGATGAATATACTAGAAAAATGTGGCTTTATTTGctaaaagagaagaaggaagtaTACTCATACTTTCTTCATTTCTGTGCTATGGTTGAGAGGGAAAAAGAGTTGCAGATCAAAGTCTTCAGGACTGACGGTGGTGGTGAATTTAATTCGGGAGAGCTGAACAAATTTTGTCAAGATAAGGGGATCGTTCATGAGGTGATAGCCCCTTACACACCCCAACACAATGGTATTGCCGAGAGAAGAAATAGAACTTTAACTAACATGACAAGATGTATGATCAAAGGAAAAGATTTGCCTCGAAATTTATGGGGAGAAGCGGTATCTACTGCTGTCTATCTGCTGAACAGGAGCCCAACTAAAGCCTTGACTGATTGCACTCCAGAAGAGGCTTGGACAGGAAAGAAACCGCATGTGCACCACTTGAAGATTTTTGGCTCAGTGTGTTACAGGCATGTTCCAGTTGAAAAAAGAACCAAGCTTGATGACAGAAGTGAGACGCTCGTTTTTGTAGGCTATCACAAGACAGGTGCGTACAGGTTGTATAATCCAGAAAAGAGGCAAATTGTTATAAGTAGAGATGTAATCGTAGATGAAGCTGCAACATTCAAATGGACTGAGGTGGAGACTGGTTCAAAGATGAATTCTGGTGTTGTTATTACTGACTGGCTAGAAGAGAAGAAGTCTGATGAGATAGAACAGGCAGTCAATGACAGAGAGGTTAATCTCAGACGATCAAAAAGAACTCGATTCCCTTCTTCAAGGCTTGCAGATCATGAGATTCTCACAGACAANGAAGTTGCAGATTCANGTGATATTGTTNATTACGCATTGCTTGCTGACGCTGAGACACTTACGTGGGAACAAGCTATCACAATGCAAAAGTGGAAGGAGGCCATGCTGGATGAGTTGAAATCTATAGAGAAGAATAAAACCTGGGAGTTGGTGGAACTACCACAGGATAAG from Vigna radiata var. radiata cultivar VC1973A chromosome 9, Vradiata_ver6, whole genome shotgun sequence carries:
- the LOC106773291 gene encoding uncharacterized protein LOC106773291, with translation MAGMIQSNLPIFDGKNFEDWCVKMDAILGFQEIDEIVKIGFKEPAKNATDEEKKTYKENRKLDCKARMILHQCISATIFQKVSKATTAKETWEILQDGYGTAGNIKEIKLQSLRRQYELLNMGEQETIGEYIGRIQVIVNAMRACDKVVKDKKIVHKILRTLTPQYDHIVVAIVESRDLEKMKVEELQNSLEAHEQRLLERKTAEKDASQNMNQALQAKIQKGRGFGRGRGRTRGGRGGRNGGRFSNNSEQIKEESNNDQREGSYGGRGKPRGRGGRKSVDKRNVQCFTCSKFGHYSSECWHNESNKKIKNDEAANLAQDTCDSESEHVVLMCVSEQDKEKKANKGKVRDRCNCKEGYVLQSEITQHAKDCVSYSEHVLQPEKESHATKIIDDERVMISSIHNHTEIDASWYLDTGCSNHMTGRREWMVNLDLKKKSNVRFADDSTVMAEGVGKILTSCKNGETAYMDDVLYVPTMKSNLLSLGQLLEKGYTMQMHQNVIDVFDKKKRLIIRAPKAKNRTFRVNLNAAAIQCLSSLNVEEENWLWHYRFGHLNFKSLGRLGDKDLVKGIPTITASRKICEGCVVGKQT